The nucleotide sequence GCGGAGCCCATTGGCGCCGAATTCACCGTCCACCGCGCGCTGGAGCTCCGGCCGCAATTGCTCCGGAGTCAGGCCCTCCCGCAGGAGGTCGCCGACCTTCGTCGGTGCGGGGACGTCCGTGCCCGGTGGGGTGGGCCGCGGCAGCGGTGGGGACGAAGTGTCCGGGCCGAACGGGGAGTCGCCGCCCTCGAAGGGGTGGCTCGGGCCGTCCGGTACGCCGTCTCCATCCACGTCCGGCACGCCGTCACGGTCGGGTATGCCGTTCTCGCCCGGATGCTCCGGGCCCGGATCCCCAGGCGGTTTGCCGGCATCGTCACCGTAGGACACGGGCGAGCCCCCGGGGCCCTCCGGAAGGCCGTGCCCCGGCACGCCGTCCCCCGGGGCGGGCCCGAACGGTCGGCCTGCGCCGGGAACGTGGGGCCCCGACCCGTAGCCGGGCACATCCGGGACGAAGTCGGTCGGCGGCCTGCCCGGTCCCGTCCCGTGTCCGAACTGCGTGTCGCCGCTGAGGTGTTGCCCGATGTCGCCGCCGACGGCGTCGGGATCCGGGGCGTCGCGCGTCGGCCCGGCGAACTCCATGTCCCCCGTGCCGACGAGGGCCGGTACGGGAGAGTCCGCGGGAGGGCCCGCGGGAGCGCCCGTGTCGAGTTCGTCGTCCATCTTCCCGGCGGTCTCGTCGAGGACGCCCAGATCGTTGCCGGACATCTCGGCCGGTGCCTTGTCGCCCGCTTGTGTGGTGTTGTCGGGGAAGTCCAGGGTTCCGTCGGGGTGCAGGACCGTGCCGTCCGGCAGCTTGACCGTGCCGTCGGCGGATTCGAAGCCTTTCCAGGCGCCGAAGTCGGTCAGTTCCTTGGTGAGTGCGCCGATGCCCTTGAGGCCCGCGGTCGCGGTTTTGCCGATGTAGGTCATCGGGTCGACGACCTCGCCGATCTTGGCGACCGCGGAGACGCCGCGTGCGGTGAGGCCGGCGCCCTCGACCGCGGTTCCGCTGCCGAAGGACGCCACTGTGGTGACGACGTTGAAAGTAAGGACGCCGGCCGCCTTCGCCGGGTTCTCGCTCCAGTCGTCCCAGGCGATCAGTTCCTTGCCGAACTCCACGGTGGCGTCGAGGCCTTCGTTCATCCAGTCCTTCGCCGGGCCGTCCGGCATGACCGCCAGCGTCACCCAGCTGAACGGGGTCGCCAGGACGGCCAGTCCGGTGGCCAGCTTGCCGATGCCCTCCCAAGCGTCGGCGAAGTCCTCGTCCCAGGGGTTCACGAGTGTGCCGAGCCCGGTGAGCGTGCCCCAGATCCCCTCCACGCAGATGCCGTCCCAGACGAAACTCTTGAGGTGGTAGCCGATTTCGTACCAGTGGTGGTCCTCGGCGACGGTCTTGCCCCAGGGAGTCTCCTCGGCCGCGTGGATGTCCGCGGTCGAATAGCCGTACATGTTGTCGGCACCGCTGCCGTCGTTCGCCACCCACTTCTCGCCGCCGAACAATCCGAGGATCTTGTTCGCCGCGGTGCGCTCGGCCTCCCAGAACTGCCCGACGGCCGTGGAGACTTCGGTGACGAGCCGGTTGTTCTCCGCGACCTTGTCCTCGTCGTACGTCCATTCGTCGTCGTCCTTGATGGACTCGACGAACGCCTCGGCATCCGACTTGAGCTGTTTCAGTTCCGCCACCAGCGGGGTGATCTCGTCGTAGTACTCGGACAGCGCCCCACCGACGGCCTCCAAATCGTCGGCGAACTCGTCGGAGCGGTCCCTGACCGAGGTGGTCGTGGCGAACAAGTCCTCGGCCTCGGGTGCGCGGTAGACCGACGACAGGCCCTGAAAGCGCGTGTGGACGGTGTCGCCGATGTCACGGAAATCCGAGGCGTCGCCCGTCAGCGAGGCGTGGTCGCCGGACAGTTGCTCCAGGGACCCCGTGAAGGTGGGGATACCCGCGGGGTCGATGCGGTCCGGAGTGTCGCCCATGGCTCAGTCCCCCTCCTCCGCGTCGTCCCCGCCGAGGTCGACGTCGGGAGCCTCCAACGCCTTGCTCTGGCTTTGGGCGGCCATGTCCAGATCTCCCTCGATGTAGGCCACCGTGGCGTCGTACGCGCCCTGAATCGATGCCCCCGCGCGTGCCGCGACGTAGGCGACGTCCTCTTGTGTGTTCTCCGCGAATCTCGCCAACGCGTCGCCCACCGGGCCCACTTCGGGAGCCTCCTCGCCGCCGAAGTCCAGTGTCCCGGCGGAGTACGCGGCGCTCTCCAAATGCCCGGAGTAAGCCTCCCCCCAGGTCTCGATCTCCTCGGCGGCCTCGATGGTGGTGTTCAGCACCTCCTGGACACCCAGCGGGTCGATGTCCCAGCCCGACATTCCGTGTACCCCCCATGACCGTCGCGACCGGCGCGGTGCGGAACCGCGTCGGCACTGCCCTTCAGCGCGGTTCTTCAGCCCATTCCGTCGTCCACCGCGCCCCCTTTTCGGATTCCGTGCGCCGAGTCGACCGGTAGGGAACCGTTCGTCCGGACGCGCCGTCTGTTCTCTGACGTGGCACCCGCCGGTCGGGTTCCCCACGGAGAAACGCGACATCCCAACCGGCGTGCGGCGGATGGGGATGGTCCGCCCGGCGCCGTGGAGAGGAGGCAAGTGGCATGCGACCGCGACAGCCGGTTGCCGGATTCGACGGCGGGGCGCCGTCGCCGACTTCACGACGCGTTCCTGCCGGGCTTCCGGCGCGTCGGCGGACGCCGGGACGCGGGACTCGGCGACGTGTTCGAGGATGCCGACCTTCTGATCCCGACCGCGCTCGCGCCGGAGTAGGACGACACATGACCACGGACCTGATCGCCCTGACGCACACCATGCCCGACGTCTGGAGCCTGGTGGCCGCCCTCATGTCCGGCGGTCCGGAGCCACTGGTCGGCGTCGAGAGCGAGCGCGCGCTGATCCGGCTTGTGGACGCCGAGGGCCGCCCGCTCGTCTTCGTCGAGGCGCCCTTCCCGGTCCACACACCCGGCGAGGTCGAGCGCCTGCTCGGCATCGCGGCCGACGGCCCGGTGTGGTGGACGGAGGTGCGCGCGGCCACCAGTGTCCGGAACGCCGAGGCGTTGGCGGGCACGATCGCCACCCGGCTCGTCAGCCTGCTCGGCGGGTCGGTGTGGCCGCCCGGCGCCGCCGCGCCCGACGGCGGTCTCGGCGTGGTCGCGGACATCGGCCCGGCAGCCGCACAGGCCGCGGAGCAACCCGCCGTGGACGTGCTGACCGACAAGGTGGCCGCGGTCATCCAGGACCGGCCGACAGTGGCGTTGACCACGTGGCTCGCCGACGCCCTGCGGGCGGCTGCGGCCAGTCGGCGCGCGTTTCAGCTGATCACGTCGGCGGACGCCCGCTTGACCCTGCCCACGCGCGGCGCACTCTCCGGACTGCCCAACCGCTGGGTGGTGCGGGACGGCGAAGGCGGCTACTACGACGGGCTCTCCGGCAACGAACTCCGCTGGCGGGACGGCTCCTTCCAGCCCCTGGGACGCATCGCGCGACCATTCGCCGAGGCCACCGCCCAAGCGGACGGCACCGCCGAGCGGCAGCTCCTCCTCACCTGTGTGACACGCCAGGCGGCCACCGACACCCTCCTGCTCGGCGGTGCGGTCGAGGCGTTGTGGCGCGTCCTCGCCGGAACGGCTCCCACGGGGTGGGGCACCTCGGAGCCCGCCGGCATGCCGTGGTCGCGCGAGGAACTGACCGGTGTGGCCCGCGCCCGGGCTCCCCGGCCCTCGGGCTTCGTCGTCGTCGGTGCGCCCGGGGACCGCGCGCTCGCCACGCTGCGGACGACGCGTACCGAAAGCGGCGTGGAGGAGCATGTCACGTTCGCCCTCGGCTGCCCGGCCGGCGTGGACCCGCCTCTGGGGGCGTTGCACGCGCTGGCGGACGAACTGGTCGCCGACCACGGCCTGGTGTCCCTGTTGGTGCAGCGCCGAAGTGCCCGGTCCGACCTGACCGTTCCGGCCCATCTCGAAGCCGCCCCGGCGCCGGAGGCGTTCGTGCTCGGCCCGGACGCGGTCCGCGACACGGGTTTCGCGAGTGCCGCGCGGCCACCCACCGGAGTGCGCCCGACGCGCGTGGGCCGGAAGCCGCGGCAGGGGTTGTGGTACCCGTTGCGCGACGAGGGGTGGGAGGGGTTCCAGAATCTGGTGAGCCGTCTGCGGCCGGACGAACCGGCGCGCGGCCACCGGGAGTCCTGACTCCGAGACCGGCCACGGTGTGCCGGGACAGGTCCGCGGCGGGCCTGGTCCCCGGCGACGGCTCGCGTGGCGGGTGAGGTGTGCGGTTCAGCGGTTGTCGTGGCGTTCTCGGGCGGCGGCGATGTCCGTGCCATGTCGGCTCGCCCAGTCCGCGAGGGTGGAGAGCGGTCCGAGGAACGTCCGGCCGAGGGGGGTCAGGTCGTACTCGACCGTCGGCGGGAGGGTCGGATGGACGGTCCGGCCGACCAGGCCGTCGCGTTCGAGGCCGCGCAGGGTGCGGGTCAGCATCCGCTGGCTGATGCCCTCGATGGACCGGTGCAGTTCGTTGAACCGGTACGAGCGCTTGCCCAACAGGATCATGATCAGCACACTCCACCGGTCGCCGGTGCGCCGCAGCACATCCGTCACCGGGCAGGCCTGATGCTCCTCCAGCGGCACGGGGATCGGAAGCGGCGCGCTGATCACGGAGGGCACATCGGTGTGCGTATCAGACATCGAACTGCCTTCTTTCGGCCGTACGGACGGTCGCCGATCATTGTTGCCGAACGACCGTCGACCGAGGAGAACGCGCATGTCCGGCCGTACGGCGAAGACCGTGGTGATCAGTGGTGGGACCGACGGCATGGGCCGTGCCACAGCGCTCGCGCGCCTCGGCCGCGGCGACACCGTGACCGTCATCGGCAGCAGCGAGCCGAAGGGGCGGGCACTGGCCGATGAGGCGGCTCGTGCGGGCGCCGGCGAGCGGTTCCGGTTCCTGCGCGCGGACCTGAGCGCCATGGGCGAAGTCCGGCGCGTGGCCCGGGAGATCACGGACGGGCACCCCGTGGTCGACGCACTGGTCCTGTGCGCGAACCGGCAGAGCCCGAAACGGCGGGAGACGGCCGACGGACTGGAATTCACCTTCGCGCTGTACTACTTGAGCCGCTACCTGCTGGGCGACCTGCTGCGCCCGGCGATGGACGCGGCCCCCGCCTCCGTGATCGTGAACGTGGCCGGGGTGGGCACCACGGCCGGCTCGATTCGCTGGGACGACCCGCAGTCGCGGCACAAGTACAGCGTGATCCGGGCACAACTCCAGGCGGGCCGGGCCAACGACCTCCTGGGTGTCTCCTTCGCCGACCGGGCGGTGGGCAAGGCCCGGTACGTGCTCTACCACCCCGGCTTCACGCGCAGCGGAGACCTGTCCCCGCTGAACCCCCTGGCACGCGGCGCGATCAGACTGCTGGCCCGACT is from Yinghuangia sp. ASG 101 and encodes:
- a CDS encoding DUF6177 family protein, with the translated sequence MTTDLIALTHTMPDVWSLVAALMSGGPEPLVGVESERALIRLVDAEGRPLVFVEAPFPVHTPGEVERLLGIAADGPVWWTEVRAATSVRNAEALAGTIATRLVSLLGGSVWPPGAAAPDGGLGVVADIGPAAAQAAEQPAVDVLTDKVAAVIQDRPTVALTTWLADALRAAAASRRAFQLITSADARLTLPTRGALSGLPNRWVVRDGEGGYYDGLSGNELRWRDGSFQPLGRIARPFAEATAQADGTAERQLLLTCVTRQAATDTLLLGGAVEALWRVLAGTAPTGWGTSEPAGMPWSREELTGVARARAPRPSGFVVVGAPGDRALATLRTTRTESGVEEHVTFALGCPAGVDPPLGALHALADELVADHGLVSLLVQRRSARSDLTVPAHLEAAPAPEAFVLGPDAVRDTGFASAARPPTGVRPTRVGRKPRQGLWYPLRDEGWEGFQNLVSRLRPDEPARGHRES
- a CDS encoding SDR family NAD(P)-dependent oxidoreductase — protein: MSGRTAKTVVISGGTDGMGRATALARLGRGDTVTVIGSSEPKGRALADEAARAGAGERFRFLRADLSAMGEVRRVAREITDGHPVVDALVLCANRQSPKRRETADGLEFTFALYYLSRYLLGDLLRPAMDAAPASVIVNVAGVGTTAGSIRWDDPQSRHKYSVIRAQLQAGRANDLLGVSFADRAVGKARYVLYHPGFTRSGDLSPLNPLARGAIRLLARLRARPVEASIRPIVAWIDTPPSAPLTAVDRGKPLDLSLPTLDKHNAERLATLTEDLVRSLP
- a CDS encoding winged helix-turn-helix transcriptional regulator — its product is MSDTHTDVPSVISAPLPIPVPLEEHQACPVTDVLRRTGDRWSVLIMILLGKRSYRFNELHRSIEGISQRMLTRTLRGLERDGLVGRTVHPTLPPTVEYDLTPLGRTFLGPLSTLADWASRHGTDIAAARERHDNR
- a CDS encoding DUF6507 family protein, whose translation is MSGWDIDPLGVQEVLNTTIEAAEEIETWGEAYSGHLESAAYSAGTLDFGGEEAPEVGPVGDALARFAENTQEDVAYVAARAGASIQGAYDATVAYIEGDLDMAAQSQSKALEAPDVDLGGDDAEEGD